In Fundulus heteroclitus isolate FHET01 chromosome 17, MU-UCD_Fhet_4.1, whole genome shotgun sequence, the following are encoded in one genomic region:
- the c17h11orf98 gene encoding uncharacterized protein C11orf98 homolog: MAPPGGKINRPKTELGKKLFKRRRVLGRQKRKQHQIIGAVVDRDLITVHHLQKRRSSPRANITLSGKKRRKLLKQLQHMQKEKSTMEVEAAPQKKKDSSSSSAAPQKKKKKAGSGGQGDVEMEDVE, from the exons ATGGCGCCTCCGGGAGGGAAAATAAACAGACCGAAAACG GAGCTCGGAAAGAAACTCTTCAAGCGGCGCCGAGTTCTGGGCCGACAGAAGAGGAAGCAGCATCAGATCATCGGAGCCGTGGTGGACCGGGACCTCATCACCGTCCATCACCTGCAGAAGAGACG GTCCAGTCCCAGAGCCAACATCACGCTCTCAGGGAAGAAGAGACGGAAGCTGCTCAAGCAGCTGCAGCACATGCAGAAGGAGAAATCCACCATGGAAG TGGAAGCAgcaccacagaagaagaaggactcctcttcatcatcagctgctccacagaagaagaagaagaaggcggGGTCTGGTGGCCAGGGCGACGTGGAGATGGAGGATGTGGAGTGA